The proteins below are encoded in one region of Neodiprion virginianus isolate iyNeoVirg1 chromosome 7, iyNeoVirg1.1, whole genome shotgun sequence:
- the LOC124308472 gene encoding uncharacterized protein LOC124308472, whose translation MPKLKQPERLTELVFDFIVNHCVNYCHQLSLRGNFEKLRRTINEIKTELFRWMPRVLRQRAAFCSSFITTFLSLGYDVMSSGGPVRPAAHNKAAVEIMMDVEIPGLRCTDQHLGHLKVRDYHRFQTINTLDMRNPRYGYRLHDILSRFRLEHLTQLVLVGWCNNRALEVIGSRCRNLRLLNISTSQRVSDVGLLALLPCTDLRNIDFRTCATRITYDTVNTLLSSFTKLEQFNTINHDYYPGLDQTKAFDPCKRERTLVCPSMDRYCFRGTVYNSDLDAVVTLFPNLTRLQFCCNMVGDYQRLQNLHRLEELSFWGEVSIVPHLWQLLTIIGENISVLNLHMPNGIPGHFTQSEVNFVRECCKNIQELSFSFMSRIDMDKLLIGPFMKLKKLVIVHRHMRTATIEFQEMPELEDLSLMYFDPIVDIISSMMFDNTRFGNLKRIKYPILDATDHQLLHHLNLIAKERNLDISVVFVGSRSL comes from the coding sequence ATGCCAAAGCTCAAGCAGCCGGAACGCCTGACGGAACTGGTATTCGATTTCATCGTTAATCACTGCGTGAATTATTGCCACCAGCTGAGCCTCAGGGGGAATTTCGAGAAACTACGTCGGACCATTAATGAGATTAAAACTGAATTGTTTCGATGGATGCCACGGGTCCTTCGCCAGCGTGCAGCGTTCTGCAGCAGTTTTATTACGACATTTTTGAGTTTAGGCTACGATGTGATGTCTTCGGGTGGTCCCGTTCGCCCGGCGGCGCACAACAAAGCAGCGGTTGAGATAATGATGGACGTAGAAATACCTGGACTGCGATGTACAGACCAGCACCTCGGACACCTCAAGGTCCGTGATTACCACAGATTTCAGACTATAAACACATTGGATATGCGCAATCCGCGTTACGGATACCGACTTCATGATATCCTGAGCCGTTTTCGCCTAGAACACTTGACTCAACTCGTGTTGGTAGGCTGGTGCAATAACCGGGCACTCGAGGTCATTGGAAGCCGTTGCAGGAATCTGCGATTATTGAACATTTCGACTTCACAAAGGGTCAGTGACGTGGGATTGCTAGCTCTGCTGCCGTGCACCGACTTGCGCAATATTGATTTTCGTACCTGTGCTACAAGAATAACGTACGACACCGTAAACACGCTGCTATCAAGTTTCACGAAACTAGAGCAGTTCAATACGATCAATCACGACTACTATCCGGGGCTAGATCAAACCAAAGCATTCGACCCGTGTAAGCGTGAACGGACGTTGGTCTGTCCGTCGATGGACCGCTACTGTTTCAGAGGGACGGTTTACAATTCAGATCTAGACGCCGTCGTGACACTTTTTCCAAATTTGACTCGTCTCCAGTTTTGCTGTAACATGGTTGGTGATTACCAGAGATTGCAAAATCTCCACAGACTCGAGGAGCTCAGTTTCTGGGGCGAAGTTTCCATAGTACCTCATCTCTGGCAACTGTTAACGATCATCGgggaaaatatttctgtattAAACTTACATATGCCTAATGGAATACCCGGTCATTTCACACAGAGTGAAGTGAACTTCGTTCGTGAATGCTGCAAAAATATCCAGGAATTATCATTCAGTTTCATGTCCAGAATAGACATGGACAAATTGCTGATAGGGCCTttcatgaaattgaaaaaactggTGATAGTACATCGCCACATGCGGACCGCGACGattgaatttcaagaaatGCCAGAGCTCGAAGATCTTTCACTCATGTACTTTGATCCGATTGTAGATATTATATCATCCATGATGTTCGATAATACAAGGTTTGGAAATTTAAAAAGGATTAAGTACCCGATCTTGGATGCCACGGATCATCAGTTATTGCATCACTTAAATCTAATCGCGAAAGAGAGGAATCTCGATATTTCAGTAGTATTTGTTGGTAGTAGATCCTTGTAG
- the LOC124308478 gene encoding uncharacterized protein LOC124308478, whose amino-acid sequence MARWHGNGEAKAIGVVLVLAAILDASSAGFPEHRAIDVSYNGYQNFQPVVSHHRPIVVEEPRKKSEQDFSKIPGIPGVDYPIFHKVPPTSFSCAHVPYAPGMYANVETGCQAYHVCHDGREGHQGASFLCTNGTLFNQHEFACDWWYNVNCADAPSLYSLNLDPTKNPFVPKKKPEEESQPHQDKFKIAIF is encoded by the exons ATGGCGAGGTGGCACGGGAATGGAGAGGCCAAAGCGATCGGCGTGGTCCTCGTCCTTGCAGCGATCCTCGATGCTTCGTCGGCCGGATTTCCAGAG CACCGCGCCATCGACGTTAGCTACAATGGCTACCAAAATTTCCAGCCGGTGGTTTCACACCATCGTCCGATAGTTGTCGAGGAACCGCGAAAAAAAAGCGAGCAGGACTTCAGCAAGATTCCCGGGATTCCCGGTGTGGATTATCCCATCTTTCACAAGGTTCCTCCGACCAGTTTTTCATGCGCCCACGTTCCGTACGCACCTGGAATGTACGCTAATGTTGAAACAGGCTGCcag GCATATCACGTCTGTCACGATGGAAGAGAGGGACACCAGGGTGCCTCATTCCTTTGCACGAATGGAACCCTGTTCAACCAGCATGAATTTGCCTGCGATTGGTGGTACAACGTTAATTGCGCGGACGCACCTTCTCTGTACag CCTGAATTTGGATCCAACGAAAAACCCGTTCGTCCCGAAAAAGAAACCGGAAGAGGAATCGCAACCGCATCAGGATAAGTTCAAgatcgcaattttttaa
- the LOC124308475 gene encoding uncharacterized protein LOC124308475: protein MPKLRQPTSLQELVFDFIVNHCANYCHQLSLKGDLEKLRQTITEIKTELFPWLPPILGQPSEFCENFFEIFLLHGYDTLKSSNICRPIAHNRAAAEIMMDVEIPGLICSDLHLEYLDIRDYRRFKILDALKMYDFPVFQALDYFPLEYLTELWMINWCTNQELEIVGSRCRKLKILNISYSRNVTDDGLRALRPCADLRVIHFRCSASKVTNDAINELLSTHTKLEEFNTISVKYLPGRDEIRIYDPCSRRQTLVCPSVKRYCIRGAVWSSDLNAVVTLFPNLTNLQFCCRSLIDLRVLQNLKNLKALCFLGIHSVIIYIEQLLTVIGENISVIEIKMSSTAVGHLTQNDVNFVHKFCKNIQEFVFAYRPTIRMDKLLMPSFMKLKKLSIERCFMLTATIEFQEMPELEDLTLVNFEPIVDIISSIMLDNKRFGKLKMFHSMILEGKEHQRLNGLNQIAKEMNIDFSVVFFGDFEL, encoded by the coding sequence ATGCCAAAGCTCAGGCAGCCAACTTCCCTGCAGGAACTGGTATTCGATTTCATCGTAAATCACTGCGCGAATTATTGCCACCAGCTGAGCCTCAAGGGGGATTTGGAGAAACTACGTCAGACCATTACTGAGATAAAAACTGAATTGTTTCCATGGCTGCCACCGATCCTTGGCCAGCCTTCAGAGTtctgcgaaaattttttcgaaatatttttattgcacgGCTACGATACTTTAAAATCGAGTAATATTTGTCGTCCGATCGCGCACAACAGAGCAGCGGCTGAGATAATGATGGACGTAGAAATACCTGGACTCATATGTTCAGACCTGCACCTCGAATACCTCGATATCCGAGATTATCGCAGATTCAAGATCCTAGATGCATTGAAAATGTACGATTTCCCAGTTTTTCAAGCCCTGGACTATTTTCCTCTAGAATATTTGACCGAACTCTGGATGATAAACTGGTGCACTAACCAGGAACTGGAGATCGTTGGATCGCGTTGCAGGAAGCTGAAAATCTTGAACATTTCGTATTCACGAAACGTAACTGACGATGGATTGCGAGCTTTGCGACCGTGCGCCGACTTGCGCGTCATTCACTTTCGTTGCTCTGCCTCAAAAGTGACCAACGATGCCATAAACGAGCTGCTGTCAACGCATACGAAACTAGAGGAGTTCAACACGATCAGTGTCAAATACTTGCCGGGGCGAGACGAAATCAGAATATACGATCCGTGTTCGCGTCGACAGACGCTGGTCTGTCCGTCGGTAAAACGCTACTGTATCAGAGGGGCGGTTTGGAGTTCGGATCTAAACGCCGTCGTGACACTGTTTCCGAATTTGACCAATCTCCAGTTTTGCTGTAGGTCTTTAATTGATTTGCGCGTGTTGCAAAATCTTAAAAACCTCAAGGCGCTCTGTTTCTTGGGCATTCATTCGGTGATAATTTATATTGAGCAACTGTTAACGGTCATCggcgaaaatatttctgtaatcGAGATAAAGATGTCTTCTACAGCAGTCGGTCATTTGACACAGAATGATGTGAACTTCGTTCATAAATTCTGCAAAAATATCCAGGAATTTGTATTCGCTTACAGACCCACAATACGAATGGATAAATTGCTGATGCCGTCttttatgaaattgaaaaaactgtcGATAGAACGTTGCTTCATGCTGACCGCGACGATAGAGTTTCAGGAAATGCCAGAGCTCGAAGATCTTACGCTCGTGAACTTCGAGCCAATTGTAGATATTATATCATCCATCATGCTCGATAATAAAagatttggaaaattgaaaatgtttcactCCATGATTTTAGAAGGCAAAGAGCATCAGAGACTCAACGGCTTGAATCAAATCGCGAAAGAGAtgaatatcgatttttcagtagtattttttggtgattttgaattgtaG